From the genome of Brienomyrus brachyistius isolate T26 chromosome 8, BBRACH_0.4, whole genome shotgun sequence, one region includes:
- the si:dkey-13a21.4 gene encoding ras-related protein Rab-7a isoform X2, which produces MSAWNKAHLKVILIGNSGVGKSSFMNQYVNHRFTNTYRATIGADFLTKEITVDGRLIVLQIWDTAGTERFQSLGNALYRGAHCCLLLFDVSSMTSFSSLSDWLKEFLVQADPPEPTSFPFVVIGNKTDLRKREVPQRLALDWCKKVGAKYFEGSAKDGVDVDKPFQTAARAALQRYNTHTLESTGRNIQIKVEQVDDTPKAHCLC; this is translated from the exons ATGTCGGCTTGGAACAAGGCGCATTTGAAGGTCATTTTAATTGGCAATTCCGG GGTGGGGAAGTCCTCGTTTATGAACCAATATGTGAACCATCGCTTCACCAACACGTACCGCGCCACCATTGGGGCAGACTTCCTCACGAAGGAGATCACGGTGGACGGCAGGCTGATAGTGCTGCAG ATCTGGGACACTGCAGGCACCGAGAGGTTCCAGTCCCTGGGTAATGCCCTGTACCGAGGAGCACATTGTTGCCTCCTGCTGTTCGACGTGAGCTCCATGACCTCCTTCTCATCGCTCAGTGACTGGCTTAAGGAGTTCCTGGTGCAAGCTGACCCCCCAGAACCAACCAGCTTCCCCTTCGTGGTCATCGGTAACAAGACTGACCTGCGAAAGCGAGAA GTTCCCCAGCGTCTGGCATTGGACTGGTGCAAGAAGGTGGGGGCCAAGTACTTTGAGGGGAGCGCCAAGGATGGTGTGGATGTGGATAAACCCTTTCAGACAGCGGCCCGTGCAGCTCTTCAGCGG TATAACACCCACACGCTGGAGAGCACTGGAAGAAATATCCAGATTAAGGTTGAACAGGTAGATGACACACCAAAAGCCCACTGTCTCTGCTGA
- the si:dkey-13a21.4 gene encoding ras-related protein Rab-7a isoform X1: protein MSAWNKAHLKVILIGNSGVGKSSFMNQYVNHRFTNTYRATIGADFLTKEITVDGRLIVLQIWDTAGTERFQSLGNALYRGAHCCLLLFDVSSMTSFSSLSDWLKEFLVQADPPEPTSFPFVVIGNKTDLRKREVGQDAHSSTREARTSLCLAVPQRLALDWCKKVGAKYFEGSAKDGVDVDKPFQTAARAALQRYNTHTLESTGRNIQIKVEQVDDTPKAHCLC, encoded by the exons ATGTCGGCTTGGAACAAGGCGCATTTGAAGGTCATTTTAATTGGCAATTCCGG GGTGGGGAAGTCCTCGTTTATGAACCAATATGTGAACCATCGCTTCACCAACACGTACCGCGCCACCATTGGGGCAGACTTCCTCACGAAGGAGATCACGGTGGACGGCAGGCTGATAGTGCTGCAG ATCTGGGACACTGCAGGCACCGAGAGGTTCCAGTCCCTGGGTAATGCCCTGTACCGAGGAGCACATTGTTGCCTCCTGCTGTTCGACGTGAGCTCCATGACCTCCTTCTCATCGCTCAGTGACTGGCTTAAGGAGTTCCTGGTGCAAGCTGACCCCCCAGAACCAACCAGCTTCCCCTTCGTGGTCATCGGTAACAAGACTGACCTGCGAAAGCGAGAAGTAGGTCAAGATGCACACAGCTCTACCCGTGAAGCCCGAACAAGTTTATGTTTGGCT GTTCCCCAGCGTCTGGCATTGGACTGGTGCAAGAAGGTGGGGGCCAAGTACTTTGAGGGGAGCGCCAAGGATGGTGTGGATGTGGATAAACCCTTTCAGACAGCGGCCCGTGCAGCTCTTCAGCGG TATAACACCCACACGCTGGAGAGCACTGGAAGAAATATCCAGATTAAGGTTGAACAGGTAGATGACACACCAAAAGCCCACTGTCTCTGCTGA